A window of the Synechococcus sp. JA-3-3Ab genome harbors these coding sequences:
- a CDS encoding RNA-guided endonuclease InsQ/TnpB family protein: MRTAYQYRLRPTASQVALMGEWLELLRKQYNYRLAERFRWWEQNRCNIHACSLTVCHLPVLKDKPTFDSQKRDLVNTKALFPEYQAIHSQVLQDCLQRVQRAFDRWLKGDRNGKRAGRPRFKGVGRYRSFTFPQMKQDCIRGQFIHLPKVGPVKLVQHRPLPDGFTK; encoded by the coding sequence ATGAGAACCGCTTACCAGTACCGCTTGCGCCCCACTGCTAGCCAAGTCGCCCTGATGGGTGAGTGGCTGGAGCTGCTGCGTAAGCAGTACAACTATCGCCTGGCGGAGCGCTTCCGCTGGTGGGAGCAGAATCGCTGCAATATCCATGCCTGCTCCTTGACAGTCTGCCATCTGCCTGTGTTGAAAGACAAGCCCACCTTCGACTCCCAGAAACGAGACTTGGTAAACACAAAGGCTCTCTTCCCCGAATACCAAGCGATTCATTCCCAGGTGCTCCAAGACTGCCTACAGCGGGTACAAAGGGCCTTTGACCGATGGCTAAAAGGTGACCGCAACGGCAAAAGGGCAGGCAGGCCCAGGTTTAAGGGAGTAGGGCGGTATCGCTCCTTCACCTTCCCTCAGATGAAGCAGGACTGCATTCGAGGGCAGTTTATCCATCTGCCCAAGGTTGGGCCGGTCAAGCTGGTCCAACACCGCCCTTTGCCCGACGGTTTTACAAAGTAG
- a CDS encoding transposase, with product MAKKLLSKGKHIAHEALTIRGLARSRLAKSVDDAGWGEFLQILAAKAERAGLLTIAGDPRGSSQGCSGCGREVPKELHERWHDCPHCGLRIGRDHSSARVIKSRAVGRPVLQAQEMSCHWAGVTGKPALYASA from the coding sequence ATGGCAAAGAAGTTGTTAAGTAAGGGGAAGCACATTGCTCATGAGGCGCTTACTATTAGGGGTCTGGCTAGAAGCAGACTAGCCAAATCTGTTGATGATGCTGGGTGGGGTGAGTTCCTGCAAATTTTGGCAGCCAAGGCTGAAAGAGCTGGGCTGTTGACGATTGCAGGGGATCCCCGCGGCAGCAGTCAAGGGTGCTCGGGGTGTGGTCGTGAGGTGCCCAAAGAGCTGCATGAGCGGTGGCACGATTGTCCGCACTGTGGGTTGAGGATTGGCAGGGATCACAGCTCGGCGAGGGTCATCAAATCCAGAGCGGTGGGGCGTCCCGTTCTTCAAGCTCAGGAAATGTCCTGCCATTGGGCAGGAGTCACTGGGAAGCCTGCACTCTATGCGTCAGCATAA
- a CDS encoding Uma2 family endonuclease, whose amino-acid sequence MDTELLLPDVADLVTEDDTPADNFASEKQQRLLTGSLYSSLPHKTFLAAANVGIYTTPSRPPIVSDVFLSLDVTVPEQWWEKQNRCYLLWQFDKPPDVVIEIVSNREGDELGGKFSRYEQMRVSYYVVFDPNHELGSEELRLFELRGRHYAEMTETWLEQVELGLRLWDGVFEGKQARWLRWCDAKGQLLLTGDERAELERQRAEQERQRAERLAARLRALGEDPDLER is encoded by the coding sequence ATGGATACTGAACTGCTGCTGCCCGATGTCGCTGATCTGGTCACTGAGGACGATACCCCGGCGGATAACTTTGCCTCTGAAAAGCAACAGCGCCTCCTGACTGGCTCGCTCTACAGCTCTCTGCCCCACAAAACCTTCCTGGCAGCAGCCAATGTCGGGATCTACACAACCCCCAGTCGCCCCCCGATTGTGTCGGATGTTTTTCTCAGCCTGGATGTCACGGTGCCGGAACAATGGTGGGAGAAGCAGAACCGGTGCTATCTGCTCTGGCAATTTGACAAGCCGCCGGATGTGGTGATCGAGATTGTCTCCAACCGCGAAGGCGACGAGCTAGGTGGCAAGTTCAGCCGCTACGAGCAGATGCGGGTCAGCTACTACGTGGTTTTTGATCCCAACCACGAGCTGGGATCCGAGGAGCTGCGCCTTTTTGAGCTGCGGGGCCGCCACTATGCGGAAATGACCGAGACCTGGCTGGAACAGGTGGAGCTGGGCCTGAGGCTGTGGGACGGAGTTTTCGAGGGGAAACAAGCCCGCTGGCTGCGCTGGTGCGATGCCAAAGGGCAGTTGCTTTTGACGGGAGATGAGCGGGCCGAGCTGGAACGCCAACGAGCCGAACAGGAACGCCAGCGGGCCGAGCGTCTGGCAGCAAGGTTGCGGGCTTTGGGCGAGGATCCGGATCTGGAGAGGTGA
- a CDS encoding NAD(P)/FAD-dependent oxidoreductase produces the protein MNCDVLVIGCGVVGCAIAYELATAGLSVVGIDARDPASGATGASLGVLMGICSRQPDGEVVQLRLKSLEQFDPLIARLEADLGRTLPVNRHGILKLLREEEVDAWQATLAARRQAGYRLEFLSPGEVGSLQPGLRSDLGGALYSPQDRQIQPRLLTQALVEAAQRRGCRFFFHQPVQKMQRSPDPPFRLQAVYTPAFAFSAGHVVLAAGLDSSPLAEELGLRIPLQAVKGQALRVKAAGIPLGPVVSDEDLHLVPLGDGSLWVGATVEFQAPHPQPTLLALQDLLAHAIGICPALAEATLLEHWAGHRPRPLGQRAPILGPAPGYVNLLVATGHYRNGVLLAPISAAILRDLVLKGETALCDLSAFAPRPKQG, from the coding sequence TTGAACTGCGACGTTTTGGTGATCGGCTGTGGGGTGGTGGGCTGTGCCATCGCCTACGAATTGGCCACAGCAGGGCTATCGGTGGTTGGGATCGACGCCAGGGATCCGGCCTCAGGCGCCACCGGGGCCTCGTTGGGGGTGTTGATGGGGATCTGCAGCCGCCAGCCAGATGGGGAGGTGGTGCAGTTGCGCCTGAAAAGCCTGGAGCAGTTCGATCCCCTGATTGCGCGGCTGGAAGCCGACTTGGGTCGGACTTTGCCCGTCAATCGGCACGGCATCCTCAAGCTCCTCCGGGAGGAGGAAGTGGACGCTTGGCAAGCAACCCTGGCGGCTCGCCGGCAAGCAGGTTACCGCCTGGAGTTTCTCAGCCCTGGCGAAGTGGGATCCCTGCAGCCAGGTTTGCGCAGCGACCTGGGGGGAGCCCTCTACTCTCCCCAAGATCGGCAGATCCAACCCCGCCTCCTTACGCAGGCGCTTGTGGAAGCAGCCCAACGCAGAGGCTGCCGCTTCTTCTTCCATCAGCCGGTTCAGAAGATGCAGCGCAGCCCGGATCCTCCCTTTCGCCTACAGGCAGTTTATACGCCAGCCTTCGCCTTCTCGGCAGGCCATGTCGTTCTCGCTGCCGGCCTGGACAGCTCCCCTCTGGCCGAGGAGCTGGGCTTGCGGATCCCTCTGCAGGCGGTCAAAGGCCAGGCTCTGCGGGTCAAAGCGGCGGGGATCCCCCTGGGGCCGGTGGTCAGCGACGAGGATCTGCATCTGGTCCCCCTGGGGGATGGATCCCTGTGGGTGGGGGCAACCGTGGAGTTTCAGGCCCCCCATCCCCAGCCGACGCTGCTGGCCTTACAGGATCTGCTGGCCCACGCCATCGGCATCTGCCCGGCCCTAGCCGAAGCCACCCTGCTGGAGCACTGGGCCGGCCATCGACCCCGACCGCTGGGGCAGCGCGCCCCCATTCTGGGGCCGGCTCCCGGCTATGTCAATCTTTTGGTTGCCACCGGCCACTACCGCAATGGAGTGTTGCTGGCCCCGATTAGCGCCGCCATCCTGAGGGATTTGGTGCTGAAAGGGGAAACAGCCCTGTGCGATCTAAGCGCTTTTGCCCCAAGACCTAAACAGGGCTGA
- a CDS encoding 30S ribosomal protein PSRP-3: MCDLSSPAKEKRALPKFALKALWLENDLAIAVDQVVAKNRSPLTRYFFWPRDDAWEQLKAELESKTWISEEDRITLLNQATELINYWQNGGRERPISEAQAQFPDILIGGNA, translated from the coding sequence GTGTGTGATCTGTCGAGTCCTGCAAAGGAGAAAAGAGCCTTGCCGAAATTTGCCCTGAAAGCCCTCTGGCTGGAAAACGATTTGGCCATCGCCGTGGATCAGGTGGTGGCCAAAAACCGCAGCCCCCTCACCCGCTACTTTTTCTGGCCGCGGGATGACGCCTGGGAACAGCTCAAAGCCGAGCTGGAGAGCAAAACTTGGATCAGCGAGGAAGATCGCATCACTCTACTCAACCAAGCCACTGAACTGATCAACTACTGGCAAAACGGCGGACGCGAGCGCCCCATCAGCGAAGCCCAAGCCCAGTTCCCCGACATCCTCATCGGCGGCAACGCCTAG
- the groL gene encoding chaperonin GroEL (60 kDa chaperone family; promotes refolding of misfolded polypeptides especially under stressful conditions; forms two stacked rings of heptamers to form a barrel-shaped 14mer; ends can be capped by GroES; misfolded proteins enter the barrel where they are refolded when GroES binds), with protein sequence MAKQILFREEARKALEQGINQLADAVKVTIGPKGRNVLLEKKFGAPQIVNDGVTIAKEIELADPLENTGAQLMREVATKTNDVAGDGTTTATILAQSMVQEGLKNISAGANPVALRRGIEKTTAYLVEQIAAQAKPVEGRKNIAEVATISAGNDPEVGEMIARAMDAVGRDGVITVEESKSLETQLEVVEGMQFDRGYISPYFVTDTERMVAEYENAYLLITSNKLSNLQDLVPVLERVAREGRPLLVIAEDVEGEALATLVVNKLRGVLNAVAVKAPAFGDRRKAMLEDIAILTGGQLISEDIGIKLENVTLDMMGVARKITVTKDKTTIVTDGSTKAAVEKRVAQIRKQLETTDSEYDREKLQERIAKLAGGVAVIKVGAATETELKDRKLRIEDALNATRAAVEEGIVPGGGATLLHLSKGIPAFKANLNAEEQVGADIVCRALQAPLYQIAHNAGLEGSVVVEKVLEKEMPFGFDALTGTYVDMFAQGIVDPAKVVRSALQNAASIAAMYLTTEAIVVEKPEPKTKTGASRSGGAGMM encoded by the coding sequence ATGGCAAAACAGATTCTGTTTAGGGAAGAGGCCCGCAAGGCATTGGAGCAGGGCATCAATCAACTGGCGGATGCAGTTAAGGTTACCATTGGCCCGAAAGGGCGCAACGTCCTTCTGGAGAAAAAGTTCGGCGCCCCCCAGATCGTCAACGACGGGGTCACCATTGCCAAGGAAATTGAATTGGCGGATCCTTTGGAGAACACCGGTGCCCAGCTGATGCGGGAAGTGGCCACCAAGACCAACGACGTGGCCGGAGACGGCACCACCACAGCCACCATTTTGGCCCAGAGCATGGTGCAGGAGGGGTTGAAGAATATTTCGGCAGGAGCCAACCCTGTAGCTTTGCGGCGCGGCATCGAGAAGACCACTGCCTACCTGGTGGAGCAAATTGCCGCTCAAGCTAAGCCTGTGGAAGGCCGCAAGAACATCGCCGAGGTAGCTACCATCTCTGCCGGCAACGACCCGGAAGTGGGGGAGATGATCGCCAGGGCCATGGATGCCGTGGGGCGAGATGGGGTGATTACGGTCGAAGAGTCCAAGTCCTTGGAAACCCAATTGGAAGTTGTCGAAGGGATGCAGTTCGACCGCGGCTACATTTCCCCCTATTTCGTCACCGATACGGAGCGGATGGTGGCCGAATACGAAAATGCCTATCTGCTCATCACCAGTAATAAGCTCTCCAATCTTCAGGATCTGGTGCCTGTTCTGGAGCGGGTAGCGCGAGAGGGACGGCCGCTGCTGGTGATTGCCGAGGATGTGGAGGGAGAAGCCCTGGCCACTTTGGTGGTCAACAAGCTGCGGGGGGTGTTGAACGCGGTGGCGGTGAAGGCGCCGGCTTTTGGGGATCGGCGCAAGGCCATGTTGGAGGACATTGCCATCCTCACCGGTGGGCAGCTCATCTCCGAGGATATCGGCATCAAGCTGGAGAACGTCACCCTGGACATGATGGGGGTGGCCCGCAAGATTACCGTTACCAAAGACAAGACCACCATTGTGACCGACGGCAGCACCAAGGCGGCGGTGGAGAAACGGGTGGCCCAGATCCGCAAGCAACTGGAGACCACCGATTCCGAGTACGACCGCGAGAAGCTGCAGGAGCGGATCGCCAAGCTGGCCGGTGGGGTGGCGGTGATCAAGGTGGGAGCTGCCACTGAAACGGAGCTTAAAGACCGCAAGCTGCGCATTGAAGATGCCCTCAACGCCACGCGGGCGGCAGTGGAGGAAGGGATCGTCCCCGGTGGCGGGGCAACGTTGCTGCACCTTTCCAAAGGGATCCCGGCCTTCAAGGCCAACTTGAACGCAGAAGAACAGGTGGGGGCGGACATTGTCTGCCGGGCTTTGCAGGCGCCGCTCTATCAGATTGCCCACAACGCTGGCCTGGAGGGGTCGGTGGTGGTGGAAAAGGTTCTGGAGAAGGAGATGCCCTTTGGCTTTGATGCCCTGACGGGCACCTATGTGGACATGTTTGCTCAGGGGATCGTGGATCCGGCCAAGGTCGTACGCTCGGCGCTGCAGAATGCCGCTTCCATCGCCGCCATGTACCTCACCACCGAAGCCATTGTGGTGGAAAAGCCCGAACCCAAGACGAAAACAGGAGCGAGCCGCTCCGGCGGTGCGGGGATGATGTAA
- the lysS gene encoding lysine--tRNA ligase, translating into MSTLPSSSEAAQRAARLEKARHLQEQGILPYAYSFPVTHLAAELQAQFADLEPGAEREDVQVAVAGRIRARRVMGKLAFFTLQDRSGTIQLYLEKQRLTQHMGELAFKNLDKLLDVGDWLGAKGCLKRTEKGELSVRVDEYQVLTKALLPLPDKWHGLRDVEKRYRQRYVDLIVNPEVKQTLLDRAKIVRSLRQTLEERGFVEIETPVLQVIPGGAEARPFITHHNALDLDLYLRIATELHLKRLVVGGIERVYEIGRVFRNEGISTRHNPEFTSLEAYQAFADYHTMMELTEALVCNAALAVRGSLQITYQGETIDLTPPWRRVTIQELVEEATGIFIDVEKGSTAELLPALAQQGIPDLSPHDSPGKLLVKAFEHCCESRLRQPTFVLDYPLEVCPLTKPHRSKPGLAERFELFIVGRETANAYSELTDPVDQRQRLEAQAALKAAGDEEAHFLDEDFLTALEYGLPPTGGLGIGIDRLAMLLCDAASIRDVIAFPLLRPETGESP; encoded by the coding sequence ATGTCCACTCTCCCCAGCAGCAGCGAAGCTGCCCAACGGGCCGCCCGCCTGGAAAAGGCCCGCCACCTGCAGGAGCAAGGGATCCTGCCCTACGCCTATTCTTTCCCGGTTACCCACTTGGCTGCCGAGTTGCAGGCGCAATTTGCCGATCTCGAGCCCGGCGCCGAGCGGGAGGATGTGCAGGTGGCGGTGGCCGGGCGGATCCGGGCGCGGCGGGTCATGGGCAAACTGGCCTTCTTTACCCTGCAGGATCGCTCTGGCACCATCCAGCTCTACCTGGAAAAGCAACGGCTGACGCAGCACATGGGGGAGCTGGCCTTCAAGAACCTGGACAAGCTGCTTGACGTGGGCGATTGGCTGGGGGCCAAGGGCTGTCTCAAGCGCACCGAGAAAGGGGAGCTGTCGGTGCGGGTGGACGAGTACCAGGTGCTGACCAAGGCCCTGCTGCCCCTGCCCGATAAGTGGCACGGCCTACGGGATGTGGAGAAACGCTACCGCCAGCGCTACGTTGACCTCATCGTCAACCCCGAGGTCAAGCAAACCTTGCTCGACCGGGCCAAGATCGTCCGCTCCCTGCGGCAGACCCTGGAGGAGCGGGGCTTTGTGGAGATCGAGACGCCGGTGCTGCAGGTGATCCCCGGCGGGGCGGAGGCGCGTCCCTTCATCACCCACCACAACGCCCTGGATCTAGATCTCTACTTGCGCATTGCCACCGAGCTGCACCTGAAGCGGCTGGTGGTGGGCGGGATCGAGCGGGTGTACGAAATTGGGCGAGTCTTTCGCAACGAGGGCATCTCCACCCGCCACAACCCGGAGTTTACCTCGCTGGAGGCCTACCAAGCCTTTGCCGACTACCACACGATGATGGAGCTGACCGAAGCCCTGGTCTGCAACGCCGCCCTGGCAGTGCGGGGATCCCTGCAAATTACTTACCAAGGGGAGACCATTGACCTCACCCCACCCTGGCGGCGGGTAACGATCCAGGAGTTGGTGGAGGAGGCCACCGGCATCTTCATCGACGTGGAAAAGGGATCCACCGCCGAGCTCTTGCCCGCCCTGGCCCAGCAGGGGATCCCCGATCTCTCCCCCCACGACTCCCCTGGCAAGCTGTTGGTCAAAGCCTTCGAGCACTGCTGCGAGAGCCGCCTGCGCCAGCCGACCTTTGTTCTCGACTATCCCCTGGAGGTGTGTCCGCTCACCAAGCCCCACCGCAGCAAGCCGGGGTTGGCGGAGCGCTTCGAGCTGTTTATCGTCGGGCGGGAGACGGCCAACGCCTACTCGGAGCTGACCGACCCGGTGGATCAGCGGCAGCGGCTGGAGGCCCAGGCGGCCCTGAAGGCAGCCGGAGACGAAGAGGCCCACTTTTTGGACGAAGACTTCCTCACTGCCCTGGAGTACGGCCTTCCCCCCACCGGTGGCCTGGGCATCGGCATCGACCGTCTGGCGATGCTGCTGTGCGACGCTGCCAGCATCCGCGATGTCATCGCCTTCCCCCTGCTGCGACCGGAGACGGGAGAAAGCCCCTGA
- a CDS encoding Uma2 family endonuclease, with the protein MVSAPSSPLKPSTPAAEFPPPPPPDISDLVIEDDQPVDSIYSEKLQRLLTSALYASFQPRAKDSGEPIPFLATANVGLFYALKQPPLVPDVMLSLEVAPPASFERKEDRTYFVWEMGKPPDVVIEIVSNREGEELGRKLRDYARAGVGYYGVYDPLRQLRELQGSPLVLFQRRGGELVPFDSTWLEEIGLGLTLWQGSFEGVNTEWLRWCDREGQVLPTGDEKAALEQQRAERERQRAERERQRAERLLELLRSHGIAPLEA; encoded by the coding sequence ATGGTTTCTGCACCTTCTAGCCCCCTCAAGCCCTCGACGCCGGCAGCGGAGTTTCCACCGCCGCCCCCACCCGATATCAGTGACCTGGTGATCGAGGACGACCAGCCTGTGGACAGCATCTACTCGGAGAAGCTGCAGCGCCTGCTCACGAGCGCCCTCTACGCCTCCTTTCAGCCCAGAGCCAAAGACAGCGGCGAGCCGATCCCCTTCCTGGCCACGGCCAACGTCGGCCTGTTCTACGCCCTCAAGCAGCCGCCGCTCGTGCCCGATGTCATGCTCAGCCTGGAGGTAGCTCCCCCCGCCAGCTTCGAGCGCAAGGAAGATCGCACCTACTTTGTCTGGGAGATGGGCAAGCCTCCCGACGTGGTCATTGAGATTGTCTCCAACCGCGAGGGAGAAGAGCTGGGCCGCAAACTCAGGGACTACGCCCGCGCCGGCGTGGGCTACTACGGGGTTTACGATCCTTTGCGGCAACTGCGGGAGCTGCAGGGATCCCCACTGGTTCTTTTTCAGCGGCGGGGGGGAGAGTTGGTTCCCTTCGATTCCACCTGGCTGGAGGAGATTGGCCTGGGCTTGACCCTCTGGCAGGGATCCTTCGAGGGCGTCAACACGGAATGGCTGCGCTGGTGTGACCGAGAGGGCCAAGTTTTACCCACCGGCGACGAAAAGGCCGCCCTAGAGCAGCAGCGGGCCGAGAGAGAGCGCCAACGGGCTGAAAGAGAACGCCAACGGGCCGAAAGACTTTTGGAGCTGCTGCGTTCCCACGGGATCGCGCCGCTGGAAGCGTAA
- the radA gene encoding DNA repair protein RadA, whose protein sequence is MAKAKTVWECSQCGERYPKFLGRCDNCGAWNTLTEVVVAPSSKSGPPQRLVPQRSRGNGMPLSALPLSQVSSESHPRLSSGSGEFDRVLGGGIVPGSLVLIGGDPGIGKSTLLLQTAAHLAKRGPILYVSGEESAQQIKLRAARISGTESLRLGIESEQLYLLAETDLEAIVAEIQALQPQVAIIDSIQAIFWGQLSSAPGSVSQVRECAGLLMRVAKKLGVALLIVGHVTKDGSLAGPKVLEHLVDTVLYFEGDRFQSHRLLRAVKNRFGAAQEIGVFEMTASGLVEVDNPSQLFLSSRDQATPGTATIVACEGTRPLVVDVQALVSPTSYSSPRRTATGIELNRFLQILAVLEKRVGIPLSKYDAYIASAGGIQVAEPAADLGVAVAVAASFRDRQVDPFTVLIGEVGLGGQVRPVAQLEQRLKEAAKLGFRHAIIPNSPVLADSGLRLSRVQRVLEALLVALPSSEPGQ, encoded by the coding sequence ATGGCCAAGGCCAAAACCGTCTGGGAGTGCAGCCAGTGCGGCGAGCGCTACCCCAAGTTTTTGGGCCGCTGCGACAACTGTGGCGCCTGGAACACGCTGACGGAGGTGGTCGTCGCCCCCTCTTCTAAGTCTGGGCCACCGCAGCGGCTCGTTCCCCAGCGCAGCCGCGGCAACGGGATGCCCCTGTCGGCCCTTCCCCTCTCCCAAGTCTCCTCGGAGAGCCACCCCCGCCTCTCCTCTGGCTCCGGCGAGTTCGACCGGGTGTTGGGAGGTGGCATCGTGCCGGGATCCCTGGTGTTGATCGGCGGCGATCCAGGCATTGGCAAGAGCACCCTGCTGCTGCAGACTGCTGCGCATCTCGCCAAGCGGGGGCCCATCTTGTACGTGTCGGGGGAGGAATCGGCCCAGCAGATCAAGCTGCGCGCCGCTCGCATTAGCGGGACGGAGTCCTTGCGGCTGGGGATAGAAAGCGAGCAGCTCTACCTATTGGCGGAAACCGACCTGGAGGCCATTGTGGCCGAGATCCAGGCCCTACAGCCCCAGGTGGCGATCATCGACAGCATCCAGGCTATCTTCTGGGGGCAGCTCAGCTCGGCGCCGGGATCCGTTTCCCAGGTGCGGGAATGCGCCGGCCTCTTGATGCGAGTGGCCAAAAAACTGGGGGTGGCCCTGCTCATCGTTGGCCATGTTACCAAAGATGGATCCCTGGCCGGGCCCAAGGTGCTGGAGCACCTGGTGGACACCGTCTTGTACTTTGAGGGGGATCGCTTTCAGAGCCACCGCCTGCTGCGCGCCGTCAAAAACCGCTTTGGGGCGGCCCAGGAAATCGGCGTTTTCGAGATGACCGCCTCTGGCTTGGTGGAGGTGGACAATCCCTCGCAGCTTTTTTTGAGCAGCCGGGATCAGGCCACGCCGGGAACGGCCACCATCGTCGCCTGTGAGGGCACCCGCCCCTTGGTGGTGGACGTGCAGGCCCTGGTCAGCCCCACCAGCTACAGCTCCCCCCGCCGCACCGCCACCGGCATCGAGCTCAACCGCTTTTTGCAGATCTTGGCGGTGCTGGAAAAACGGGTGGGGATCCCGCTTTCCAAATACGACGCCTACATTGCCTCCGCCGGCGGCATCCAGGTGGCCGAGCCAGCTGCCGACTTGGGGGTGGCGGTGGCCGTGGCCGCCAGCTTCCGAGATCGCCAGGTGGATCCCTTTACGGTCTTGATCGGCGAGGTGGGCCTGGGGGGACAGGTGCGCCCGGTGGCGCAGTTGGAGCAGCGCCTCAAGGAAGCCGCCAAGCTGGGGTTCCGCCACGCCATCATCCCCAACAGCCCCGTTTTGGCCGACTCTGGCCTGCGCTTGAGCCGGGTGCAGCGGGTGTTGGAAGCTCTGCTGGTGGCTCTGCCCAGCTCCGAGCCTGGCCAGTGA
- the aroC gene encoding chorismate synthase, whose translation MANGNSFGVLFCVTTYGESHGGAVGVVVDGCPPRLPLSEADIQAELDRRRPGQSHITTPRQEADRCQILSGVFQGFTLGTPIHILVRNQDARPQDYSEMATTFRPSHADATYQAKYGIRNWQGGGRASARETIGRVAAGAIAKKILRLAAGVEILAYVQRVQDVEAQVDPSSVTAEQVEANIVRCPDPAAAAAMIEKIEAAAREGDSLGGVVECVARNVPRGLGCPVFDKLEADLAKAVMSLPASKGFEIGSGFAGTYLTGKQHNDEFYMTPSGWRTRSNRSGGIQGGISNGEDIVLRVAFKPTATIRQPQSTVTLDGQETVLAARGRHDPCVLPRAVPMVEAMVALVLCDHLLRHHAQCRSLALPEVPIPAVPLPHS comes from the coding sequence ATGGCCAACGGCAACTCCTTCGGCGTCTTGTTTTGCGTCACCACCTACGGCGAGTCCCACGGGGGGGCGGTGGGGGTGGTGGTGGACGGCTGCCCGCCGCGGCTGCCCTTGAGCGAGGCCGACATCCAGGCGGAGCTGGATCGGCGCCGTCCCGGCCAGAGCCACATCACCACGCCGCGCCAGGAGGCGGATCGCTGCCAGATCCTCTCCGGGGTTTTCCAAGGCTTTACCCTCGGCACCCCCATCCACATCCTGGTGCGCAACCAGGACGCCCGCCCCCAGGATTACAGCGAGATGGCCACCACCTTCCGCCCTTCCCATGCCGATGCCACCTACCAGGCCAAGTACGGCATCCGCAACTGGCAGGGGGGAGGGCGGGCCTCGGCGCGGGAGACCATTGGCCGGGTGGCCGCCGGGGCCATCGCCAAGAAGATCCTGCGCCTGGCAGCAGGGGTAGAGATCCTGGCCTATGTGCAGCGGGTCCAAGACGTAGAGGCCCAGGTGGATCCCAGCTCCGTGACGGCGGAGCAGGTGGAAGCCAACATCGTCCGCTGCCCCGATCCAGCCGCGGCGGCGGCGATGATTGAAAAAATTGAAGCAGCGGCGCGGGAAGGAGATTCTCTCGGGGGAGTGGTGGAATGTGTGGCCCGCAATGTGCCCCGCGGGCTGGGCTGCCCGGTGTTCGACAAATTGGAGGCCGACCTGGCCAAGGCGGTGATGTCGCTGCCGGCCAGCAAGGGGTTTGAGATCGGTTCGGGGTTTGCCGGCACCTACCTGACGGGCAAGCAGCACAACGACGAGTTCTACATGACCCCCAGCGGCTGGCGCACCCGCAGCAACCGCTCCGGCGGCATCCAGGGGGGCATCAGCAACGGGGAAGACATCGTCCTGCGGGTGGCCTTCAAGCCCACCGCCACCATTCGCCAGCCCCAAAGCACCGTCACCCTCGACGGGCAGGAGACGGTTTTGGCGGCGCGGGGGCGCCACGATCCCTGCGTGCTGCCGCGGGCGGTGCCGATGGTGGAGGCGATGGTGGCTTTGGTGCTCTGTGACCATCTGCTGCGCCACCACGCCCAGTGCCGATCCCTGGCCTTGCCAGAGGTGCCCATTCCCGCCGTTCCCCTGCCCCACAGCTAG
- a CDS encoding pantothenate kinase produces the protein MSSEAERWLAAVVGNTHVRWGWFAGESLVKVEQFPAHQPLSWPEETELWLAAVGSAPLPPRSPWVHCLELSQVPLRDPYPSLGLDRALALWAAGIRYGWPCLVIDAGTALTLTGADAEGSLVGGAILPGLGLQAQALADHTARLPKVEWDPGAPIPPRWARNTGAAIRSGILHTLLAGLRDFLADWRRRFPQGPLLVTGGDGELLYPHLRPLDAELRWDPHLVLRGIAGCRQLHRVVRKPSGAE, from the coding sequence ATGAGTTCTGAGGCAGAGCGGTGGCTGGCCGCCGTGGTGGGCAACACCCACGTGCGCTGGGGCTGGTTTGCTGGCGAGAGCTTGGTGAAGGTGGAGCAGTTTCCCGCCCACCAACCCCTATCCTGGCCAGAAGAGACGGAGCTGTGGCTAGCTGCCGTTGGCTCTGCCCCTTTGCCGCCCCGATCCCCCTGGGTGCATTGCCTTGAGCTCTCCCAGGTGCCGCTGCGGGATCCCTACCCAAGCCTGGGGCTGGATCGGGCACTAGCTCTGTGGGCCGCCGGGATCCGCTACGGCTGGCCCTGCTTGGTCATCGACGCCGGCACCGCCTTGACCCTGACGGGAGCTGACGCCGAGGGATCCCTGGTGGGAGGAGCGATCCTGCCCGGCCTGGGGTTGCAGGCGCAGGCGCTGGCCGACCACACCGCCCGGCTGCCCAAAGTGGAGTGGGATCCCGGCGCTCCCATACCCCCCCGCTGGGCCAGGAACACTGGGGCCGCCATCCGCAGCGGCATTCTTCATACCCTGCTGGCCGGCTTGCGGGATTTTCTGGCCGACTGGCGCCGCCGCTTTCCCCAAGGCCCGCTGCTAGTAACCGGCGGCGATGGCGAGCTACTCTACCCCCACCTGCGGCCCCTTGACGCAGAGCTGCGCTGGGATCCCCACCTGGTGTTGCGGGGGATTGCCGGCTGCCGTCAGTTGCACCGCGTCGTCCGCAAGCCTTCTGGTGCAGAATAG